A section of the Pan paniscus chromosome 7, NHGRI_mPanPan1-v2.0_pri, whole genome shotgun sequence genome encodes:
- the LOC134730902 gene encoding exonuclease GOR-like: MPGLSRAALYSRLQEFLLSQDQLEENGYPFPHPERPGGAVLFTGQGKGPGDSSCRVCCRCGTEYLVSSSGRCVRDQLCYYHWGRVRSSQVAGGRVSQYTCCAAAPGSVGCQVAKQHVRDGRKDSLDGFVETFKKELSRDAYPGIYALDCEMCYTTHGLELTRVTVVDADMRVVYDTFVKPDNEIVDYNTRFSGVTEADVAKTSITLPQVQAILLSFFSAQTILIGHSLESDLLALKLIHSTVVDTAVLFPHYLGFPYKRSLRNLAADYLGQIIQDSQDGHNSSEDANACLQLVMWKVRQRAQIQPRHRSASPAALA, from the coding sequence atgccgggcctcagcagggccgccctgtacagccgcctccaggagttcctgctcagccaggaccagctcgaggagaacggctaccccttcccgcaccctgagcggcccggaggcgccgtcctcttcactggccaggggaaggggcccggcgactcctcctgcagggtctgctgccgttgtggcaccgagtacctggtgtcctcctcgggccgctgtgtacgcgaccagttgtgttattatcactgggggcgggtccgctcgagccaggtggctggaggccgggttagccagtacacctgctgtgcagctgctcctggctctgtcggctgccaggtggcaaagcagcacgtgcgggacggccgcaaggacagcctcgatggcttcgtggagaccttcaagaaagagttgtccagagacgcttatccaggaatctacgccttggactgtgagatgtgctacaccacgcatggcctagagctgacccgcgtcaccgtggtggacgccgacatgcgagtggtgtacgacaccttcgtcaagcccgacaacgagatcgtggactacaacaccaggttttccggagtcaccgaggccgacgtcgccaagacgagcatcaccttgccccaagtgcaagccatcctgctgagctttttcagcgcccaaaccatcctcatcgggcacagcctggagagcgatctgctggccctgaagctcatccacagcaccgtggtggacacggccgtgctcttcccgcactacctgggtttcccctacaagcgttccctcaggaatctcgcggccgactacctgggacagatcatccaggacagccaggacggccacaactccagcgaggacgcaaacgcctgcctgcagctggtgatgtggaaggtccgacagcgcgcccagatccagccacgccaccggtccgcctctcccgccgccctggcc
- the LOC134730903 gene encoding exonuclease GOR-like translates to MPGLSRAALYSRLQEFLLSQDQLEENGYPFPHPERPGGAVLFTGQGKGPGDSSCRVCCRCGTEYLVSSSGRCVRDQLCYYHWGRVRSSQVAGGRVSQYTCCAAAPGSVGCQVAKQHVRDGRKDSLDGFVETFKKELSRDAYPGIYALDCEMCYTTHGLELTRVTVVDADMRVVYDTFVKPDNEIVDYNTRFSGVTEADVAKTSITLPQVQAILLSFFSAQTILIGHSLESDLLALKLIHSTVVDTAVLFPHYLGFPYKRSLRNLAADYLGQIIQDSQDGHNSSEDANACLQLVMWKVRQRAQIQPRHRSASPAALA, encoded by the coding sequence atgccgggcctcagcagggccgccctgtacagccgcctccaggagttcctgctcagccaggaccagctcgaggagaacggctaccccttcccgcaccccgagcggcccggaggcgccgtcctcttcactggccaggggaaggggcccggcgactcctcctgcagggtctgctgccgttgtggcaccgagtacctggtgtcctcctcgggccgctgtgtacgcgaccagttgtgttattatcactgggggcgggtccgctcgagccaggtggctggaggccgggttagccagtacacctgctgtgcagctgctcctggctctgtcggctgccaggtggcaaagcagcacgtgcgggacggccgcaaggacagcctcgatggcttcgtggagaccttcaagaaagagttgtccagagacgcttatccaggaatctacgccttggactgtgagatgtgctacaccacgcatggcctagagctgacccgcgtcaccgtggtggacgccgacatgcgagtggtgtacgacaccttcgtcaagcccgacaacgagatcgtggactacaacaccaggttttccggagtcaccgaggccgacgtcgccaagacgagcatcaccttgccccaagtgcaagccatcctgctgagctttttcagcgcccaaaccatcctcatcgggcacagcctggagagcgatctgctggccctgaagctcatccacagcaccgtggtggacacggccgtgctcttcccgcactacctgggtttcccctacaagcgttccctcaggaatctcgcggccgactacctgggacagatcatccaggacagccaggacggccacaactccagcgaggacgcaaacgcctgcctgcagctggtgatgtggaaggtccgacagcgcgcccagatccagccacgccaccggtccgcctctcccgccgccctggcc